One window from the genome of Roseomonas haemaphysalidis encodes:
- the putA gene encoding bifunctional proline dehydrogenase/L-glutamate gamma-semialdehyde dehydrogenase PutA: MPDDLHAVPPAPFAGFGPVAQSALRDAITAQTRAPEGDCVARLLGAAALTPAQAARAEAAARGLVLALRARGDSSPVEGLVREYSLSSQEGVALMCLAEALLRIPDAATRDALIRDKIAPGDWRAHLGQSRSLFVNAATWGLVVTGKLVSAGGEQGLSRALTRLLARGGEPVIRRGVDLAMRMMGEQFVTGETIAKALRHARALEAKGFRYSYDMLGEAAMTAADATRYDAEYQRAIQAIGTAAGGKGIYEGPGISIKLSALHPRYSRAQRDRVMAELYPRLLNLALLARAHDIGLNIDAEETDRLELSLDLLERLCFEPALAGWHGVGFVVQAYQKRAPFVLDWIIDLARRSGHRIMLRLVKGAYWDSEIKRAQQDGQPDFPVFTRKAHTDVSYLACAAKLLAAPDAVFPQFATHNAQTVGAIHAMAGEDFSNTRFEFQCLHGMGEPLYEAVRAQLNRPARIYAPVGTHETLLAYLVRRLLENGANASFVNRIQDPAVPVDALVADPVAAVAATAPATPHPAIALPPALLGDARRNSAGLDLADEHVLAALAPALRAGGAWQAAPATGGGRPQPVRNPADRRDVVGQVRDAGPADIEAALAAAASCRWADTPAAGRAALLTRAAALLEARRPELLGLIVREAGKTLPNAVAEIREAVDFLRFYATLARDEGRPLGPVACISPWNFPLAIFTGQVAAALAAGNPVLAKPAEETPLVAARAVAILHEAGIPADALHLLPGEGPVGAALVADPRVQGVMFTGSTEVARKIQQQLARRLSAQGTPVPLVAETGGQNALVADSSALAEQVVADVLLSAFDSAGQRCSALRVLCLQEEAADRTLTMLRGALAELSVGNPDRLSTDIGPVITDEARDGIEAHIARMRAAGNPVHQAPLPAGCARGSFVAPTIIEIGSIAELTGEVFGPVLHVLRFRRDGLPALLDAINATGFGLTFGVHSRIEDTIAQATAASGAGNLYVNRNMVGAVVGVQPFGGHGLSGTGPKAGGPMALARLRPAAAALPPGSLPPGVAAWLEARGEAAPATPLGVSLDLPGPVGERNRYETVPRGDVLCVAATPAALLRQVAAALVTGNRALVPPGAALPPLPGRIAEAGAALPPCDAVLFDGAPEALLALGQELAQRPGPLVPLLVAAPGGRYPLEMLVLERSISTNLAAAGGNAALMAIG, translated from the coding sequence ATGCCCGACGACCTCCACGCCGTTCCGCCAGCCCCCTTCGCGGGCTTCGGCCCCGTTGCGCAATCCGCGCTGCGCGATGCCATCACGGCGCAGACCCGGGCGCCCGAGGGCGATTGCGTGGCCCGGCTGTTGGGCGCGGCGGCGCTGACCCCCGCGCAGGCGGCGCGGGCGGAGGCCGCGGCGCGCGGGCTGGTGCTGGCGTTGCGGGCGCGGGGCGACAGCAGCCCGGTGGAAGGCCTGGTGCGCGAATACAGCCTGTCCAGCCAGGAAGGCGTGGCGCTGATGTGCTTGGCCGAAGCCCTGCTGCGCATCCCCGATGCCGCGACGCGCGACGCGCTGATCCGCGACAAGATCGCGCCCGGCGATTGGCGGGCGCATCTGGGGCAGTCGCGCTCCCTGTTCGTCAACGCCGCCACCTGGGGGCTGGTGGTCACGGGCAAGCTGGTTTCCGCCGGCGGCGAGCAGGGGCTGTCGCGGGCGCTGACCCGGCTGCTGGCGCGCGGCGGCGAGCCGGTGATCCGCCGCGGCGTGGATCTCGCCATGCGCATGATGGGCGAGCAGTTCGTCACCGGCGAAACCATCGCCAAGGCGCTGCGCCACGCCCGCGCGCTGGAAGCGAAGGGCTTCCGCTATTCCTACGACATGCTGGGCGAGGCGGCGATGACGGCGGCGGACGCCACGCGCTACGACGCTGAATACCAGCGCGCCATCCAGGCCATCGGCACGGCGGCCGGCGGCAAGGGCATCTACGAGGGCCCCGGCATTTCCATCAAGCTGTCCGCCCTGCACCCGCGCTACAGCCGCGCGCAGCGCGATCGGGTGATGGCGGAGCTGTATCCACGCCTGTTGAACCTGGCGCTGCTGGCGCGCGCGCACGACATCGGCCTGAACATCGACGCGGAGGAAACCGACCGGCTGGAGCTGTCGCTCGACCTGCTGGAGCGGCTGTGCTTCGAGCCGGCGCTGGCGGGCTGGCACGGCGTCGGCTTCGTGGTGCAGGCCTACCAGAAGCGCGCGCCCTTTGTGCTGGACTGGATCATCGACCTGGCGCGCCGCAGCGGCCACCGCATCATGCTGCGGCTGGTCAAGGGCGCCTACTGGGACAGCGAGATCAAGCGCGCGCAGCAGGACGGGCAGCCGGACTTCCCGGTGTTCACGCGCAAGGCGCATACCGACGTGTCCTACCTCGCCTGCGCCGCCAAGCTGCTGGCGGCGCCGGACGCGGTGTTCCCGCAATTCGCCACGCACAATGCCCAGACGGTGGGCGCCATCCACGCCATGGCGGGCGAGGACTTCAGCAACACCCGCTTCGAGTTCCAGTGCCTGCACGGCATGGGCGAGCCGCTGTACGAGGCCGTGCGCGCCCAGCTGAACCGCCCCGCCCGCATCTACGCCCCCGTCGGCACGCATGAGACGCTGCTGGCTTATCTGGTGCGCCGCCTGCTGGAGAACGGCGCCAACGCGTCCTTTGTCAACCGCATCCAGGACCCCGCGGTGCCGGTCGATGCCCTGGTGGCGGACCCGGTGGCGGCCGTCGCGGCCACGGCTCCTGCCACGCCGCACCCGGCCATCGCCCTGCCGCCGGCGCTGCTCGGCGACGCGCGGCGGAATTCCGCCGGGCTGGACCTGGCGGACGAGCACGTGCTGGCGGCGCTGGCCCCCGCGCTGCGGGCCGGCGGCGCGTGGCAGGCGGCGCCGGCCACCGGCGGCGGCCGGCCGCAGCCGGTGCGCAACCCGGCCGACCGGCGCGACGTCGTGGGCCAGGTGCGCGACGCCGGGCCCGCGGACATCGAGGCCGCCCTGGCCGCCGCCGCGTCCTGCCGCTGGGCGGACACCCCCGCCGCCGGGCGCGCCGCCCTGCTGACCCGCGCCGCCGCGCTGCTGGAAGCGCGCCGCCCCGAGCTGCTGGGCCTGATCGTGCGCGAAGCGGGCAAGACCCTGCCCAACGCGGTGGCCGAGATCCGCGAGGCGGTGGACTTCCTGCGCTTCTACGCCACCCTGGCGCGGGACGAGGGCCGGCCGCTCGGCCCCGTCGCCTGCATCTCGCCCTGGAACTTCCCGCTGGCGATCTTCACCGGCCAGGTGGCCGCCGCGCTCGCCGCCGGCAACCCGGTGCTGGCCAAGCCGGCCGAGGAAACGCCGCTGGTCGCCGCCCGGGCCGTGGCCATCCTGCACGAGGCCGGCATTCCCGCCGACGCGCTGCACCTGTTGCCGGGCGAGGGCCCGGTGGGCGCCGCGCTGGTGGCCGACCCGCGCGTGCAGGGCGTGATGTTCACCGGCTCCACCGAGGTCGCGCGCAAGATCCAGCAGCAGCTCGCCAGGCGGCTTTCGGCGCAGGGCACCCCCGTGCCGCTGGTGGCCGAGACCGGCGGGCAGAACGCGCTGGTGGCCGATTCCTCGGCACTGGCCGAGCAGGTGGTGGCGGACGTGCTGCTGTCGGCCTTTGACAGCGCCGGGCAGCGCTGTTCCGCGCTGCGCGTGCTGTGCCTGCAGGAGGAAGCGGCCGACCGCACGCTGACCATGCTGCGCGGTGCCCTGGCGGAGCTTTCGGTCGGCAACCCGGATCGCCTGTCCACCGACATCGGCCCCGTGATCACCGACGAGGCGCGCGACGGCATCGAGGCGCACATCGCCCGCATGCGCGCGGCCGGCAACCCGGTGCACCAGGCGCCGCTGCCGGCGGGCTGCGCGCGCGGCAGCTTTGTCGCCCCCACCATCATCGAGATCGGCAGCATCGCGGAGCTGACGGGCGAGGTCTTCGGCCCCGTGCTGCACGTGCTGCGCTTCCGCCGCGACGGGCTGCCGGCTCTGCTGGACGCCATCAACGCCACCGGCTTCGGCCTGACTTTCGGCGTGCACAGCCGTATCGAGGATACCATCGCCCAGGCCACCGCGGCGTCGGGCGCCGGCAACCTCTACGTCAACCGCAACATGGTGGGCGCGGTGGTCGGCGTGCAGCCCTTTGGCGGCCATGGCCTGTCCGGCACCGGCCCCAAGGCCGGCGGCCCCATGGCCCTGGCGCGGCTGCGCCCCGCCGCCGCCGCGCTGCCCCCCGGCAGCCTGCCGCCCGGGGTCGCCGCCTGGCTGGAAGCGCGGGGCGAAGCGGCGCCGGCCACCCCGCTCGGCGTGTCGCTGGACCTGCCCGGCCCGGTCGGCGAGCGCAACCGCTACGAAACCGTGCCGCGCGGCGACGTGCTGTGCGTCGCGGCCACGCCCGCCGCGTTGCTGCGGCAGGTGGCGGCGGCGCTGGTCACCGGCAACCGCGCCCTGGTGCCGCCGGGGGCGGCGCTGCCACCGCTGCCCGGACGCATTGCCGAGGCCGGCGCGGCGTTGCCGCCCTGCGACGCGGTGCTGTTCGACGGCGCGCCCGAGGCGCTGCTGGCGCTGGGCCAGGAGCTGGCGCAGCGCCCCGGCCCGCTGGTGCCGCTGCTGGTGGCCGCGCCCGGCGGCCGCTATCCGCTGGAAATGCTGGTGCTGGAGCGCAGCATCAGCACCAACCTGGCGGCGGCCGGCGGCAACGCGGCGCTGATGGCCATCGGGTAG
- a CDS encoding DUF533 domain-containing protein gives MPPAAPHTSPGFLQRLLGGGRDRDGESTLLERQALQLDAAPPMEPAPRRRPLAHPPQRLLQEQVAAKLLHAWMQNRHQTLFPLTLNLRNLPPPHRLLLVRGLAASSAMAGTATAPLATLLPGIGGEAPEQAALAEALRAPTPLAPLLAELRDAGLGAHAYTAALLAVGPAAPATGQAWLDYLAACFALPAETTTDLRRRSGQRRVRPRAR, from the coding sequence ATGCCACCCGCCGCCCCGCACACATCCCCCGGCTTCTTGCAACGCCTGCTGGGCGGCGGCCGCGACCGGGACGGGGAAAGCACGTTGCTGGAGCGGCAGGCGCTTCAGCTGGACGCCGCCCCGCCCATGGAGCCCGCCCCCCGCCGCCGCCCGCTGGCCCACCCGCCGCAACGCCTGCTGCAGGAGCAGGTGGCCGCCAAGCTGCTGCATGCCTGGATGCAGAACCGCCACCAGACGCTGTTTCCGCTGACGCTCAACCTCCGCAACCTGCCGCCGCCGCACCGGCTGCTGCTGGTGCGGGGGCTGGCCGCCAGCAGCGCCATGGCCGGCACCGCCACGGCCCCGCTGGCCACCCTGCTGCCGGGCATCGGCGGCGAAGCGCCGGAGCAGGCCGCGCTCGCGGAAGCGCTGCGGGCCCCGACGCCCCTGGCGCCGCTGCTGGCGGAGCTGCGCGATGCCGGGCTGGGCGCGCATGCCTATACTGCGGCACTGCTGGCGGTCGGCCCCGCCGCGCCGGCCACCGGGCAGGCTTGGCTGGACTACCTGGCCGCCTGCTTCGCGCTGCCGGCCGAAACCACCACGGACCTGCGCCGCCGCAGCGGCCAGCGGCGCGTCAGGCCACGGGCTCGGTAG
- a CDS encoding MFS transporter codes for MAAEMTFAERRRQLAAACIGNVLEYYDFIVYAYLAGTIAHKFFPSDNEAAGLLASFAAFGVGFLARPLGGLVIGRIGDKRGRKAALLITIFGMALGTVGIGLLPTYETIGLLAPVLLVAMRLVQGLAAGGEWGGATAFIVESAPAGRRGLFGSIGQASIAASNLLGSVVVATIAGIFTADQMQDWAWRVPFLLGGLLLPVGVYMRRNLQETPAFVEAQQEAKQNAAARPVHDLGSPWVLLGKAFGFTVVWTVSYYIMLSYLPTFLTRQAGLTQSQALWGNAVALIVLVVATPLFGWWSDRIGRKPLLLACCAAFALLPYPLFSIILSGPSIVTIVMIMIVFNLFIAAFSGAGPAALSELFPTHSRTTLMSTGYSVAVAIFGGFAPFIATWLISSTGSPISPTYYLIFSGIVSGLVIWGFRETAHEKLR; via the coding sequence TTGGCTGCCGAGATGACCTTCGCCGAACGGCGCCGCCAGCTGGCGGCCGCCTGCATCGGCAACGTGCTGGAATACTACGACTTCATTGTCTACGCCTATTTGGCGGGCACCATCGCCCACAAGTTCTTCCCGTCCGACAACGAGGCGGCGGGGCTGCTCGCCTCCTTCGCCGCCTTTGGCGTGGGCTTTCTGGCACGGCCGCTCGGCGGCTTGGTGATCGGCCGCATCGGCGACAAGCGCGGCCGCAAGGCGGCGCTGCTGATCACCATCTTCGGCATGGCGCTGGGCACCGTGGGCATCGGCCTCTTGCCGACCTACGAGACCATCGGCCTGCTGGCGCCGGTGCTGCTGGTGGCCATGCGGCTGGTCCAGGGGCTGGCGGCGGGCGGCGAATGGGGCGGCGCCACGGCGTTCATCGTGGAATCCGCGCCCGCCGGCCGGCGCGGCCTGTTCGGCAGCATCGGCCAGGCCTCCATCGCCGCCTCCAACCTCCTGGGCAGCGTGGTGGTGGCGACCATCGCCGGTATCTTCACCGCCGACCAGATGCAGGACTGGGCCTGGCGCGTGCCCTTCCTGCTAGGCGGGCTGCTGCTGCCGGTCGGCGTCTACATGCGCCGCAACCTGCAGGAAACGCCGGCCTTCGTGGAGGCGCAGCAGGAAGCCAAGCAGAACGCCGCCGCCCGCCCGGTGCACGACCTCGGCAGCCCCTGGGTGCTGCTGGGCAAGGCCTTCGGCTTCACGGTGGTCTGGACCGTCTCCTACTACATCATGCTCAGCTACCTGCCGACCTTCCTGACGCGCCAGGCCGGGCTGACGCAGTCCCAGGCGCTGTGGGGCAATGCCGTGGCGCTGATCGTGCTGGTGGTGGCCACGCCGCTGTTCGGCTGGTGGTCGGACCGCATCGGGCGCAAGCCGCTGCTGCTGGCCTGCTGCGCCGCCTTCGCGCTGCTGCCCTACCCGCTGTTCTCGATCATCCTGTCCGGGCCTTCCATCGTCACGATCGTCATGATCATGATCGTGTTCAACCTGTTTATCGCCGCCTTCTCCGGCGCCGGCCCGGCCGCGCTGTCGGAGCTGTTCCCGACGCATTCGCGCACCACGCTGATGTCCACGGGCTACAGCGTCGCGGTCGCGATCTTCGGCGGCTTCGCGCCGTTCATCGCCACCTGGCTGATCAGCAGCACCGGCTCGCCCATCTCGCCCACCTACTACCTGATCTTCTCCGGCATCGTTTCCGGCCTCGTCATCTGGGGCTTCCGCGAAACGGCGCATGAGAAGCTGCGCTGA
- a CDS encoding SDR family NAD(P)-dependent oxidoreductase, with amino-acid sequence MIDFTGKTVAVSGAAIGFGRAIALMFRDAGAKVYGCDIRDDALPALAEAGVDAQKVDLTDRAAGAAWLRGVEERSGGPVDVLVCNAGGVAGQSPKPIEDVLDEEFDRILAINLGAAMTLCRAAAPGMKKAGKGAIVTITSGAALQASLTGIQAYCSAKHALLGLTRQLAHELGPHGIRVNSIAPGFIRSNEATEKQWASYSPERQKQIVNAVALKRLGTPEEIAKGVFFLASDLASFVNGQVLSVDGGR; translated from the coding sequence ATGATCGACTTCACCGGAAAGACCGTCGCCGTCAGCGGCGCCGCCATCGGCTTCGGCCGCGCCATCGCGCTGATGTTCCGCGACGCGGGCGCCAAGGTCTATGGCTGCGACATTCGCGACGACGCGCTGCCCGCCCTGGCCGAGGCCGGCGTCGATGCGCAGAAGGTGGACCTGACCGACCGTGCCGCCGGCGCCGCCTGGCTGCGCGGGGTGGAGGAGCGCTCGGGCGGCCCGGTGGACGTGCTGGTGTGCAACGCCGGCGGCGTGGCGGGGCAAAGCCCCAAGCCGATCGAGGATGTGCTGGACGAGGAATTCGACCGCATCCTGGCCATCAACCTCGGTGCGGCGATGACGCTGTGCCGCGCCGCCGCGCCGGGCATGAAGAAGGCGGGCAAGGGGGCGATCGTCACCATCACCTCCGGCGCCGCGCTGCAGGCGTCGCTGACCGGCATCCAGGCCTATTGCTCGGCCAAGCACGCGCTGCTGGGGCTGACGCGGCAGCTGGCGCATGAGCTGGGTCCGCATGGCATCCGGGTGAACAGCATCGCGCCCGGCTTCATCCGTTCCAACGAGGCGACGGAAAAGCAATGGGCCTCCTACAGCCCGGAGCGCCAGAAGCAGATCGTCAACGCCGTGGCGCTGAAGCGGCTGGGCACGCCGGAGGAGATCGCCAAGGGGGTGTTCTTTCTGGCGTCCGACCTGGCGAGCTTCGTCAACGGGCAGGTGCTGTCGGTGGATGGCGGGCGGTAG
- a CDS encoding IclR family transcriptional regulator, translating to MNATVPSAARVLDLLEFLAGRPGGASLSEAVAALALPKSSTLLLLRTLLARGYVLRDSADRYRLHALFREHGFGWGGHRHARLVALAEPLMARLRDTVEETVLLGVAEAQGVRLLAKAVALADLRYDVELSRPSPFYCTAMGRVLTAFAPESAQAAMLDAVPRVAMTPATVTDLAALRAMVAAARADSLAIVEEEWVLGGTGIAVPVLGADGMAVATLDVGCVTTRFHAKRGRIVAALRETGQALGALLRTS from the coding sequence GTGAACGCAACCGTCCCTTCCGCCGCGCGCGTGCTGGACCTGCTGGAATTCCTGGCCGGCCGGCCCGGCGGTGCCTCGCTGAGCGAGGCGGTGGCCGCGCTGGCGCTGCCCAAAAGCAGCACGCTGCTGCTGCTGCGCACGCTGCTGGCCCGCGGCTACGTGCTGCGCGACAGCGCCGACCGCTACCGCCTGCATGCGTTGTTCCGCGAGCACGGCTTTGGCTGGGGCGGCCACCGCCACGCCCGGCTGGTGGCGCTGGCCGAGCCGCTGATGGCCCGGCTGCGCGACACGGTGGAGGAAACCGTGCTGCTCGGTGTCGCGGAAGCGCAGGGCGTGCGGCTGCTGGCCAAGGCCGTGGCGCTGGCGGACCTGCGCTACGACGTCGAGCTCAGCCGGCCGAGCCCGTTCTACTGCACCGCCATGGGCCGCGTGCTCACGGCCTTCGCGCCCGAATCCGCGCAGGCCGCCATGCTGGACGCCGTGCCCCGCGTCGCCATGACGCCGGCCACGGTCACCGACCTCGCCGCGCTGCGCGCCATGGTCGCGGCCGCGCGCGCCGATTCGCTGGCCATCGTCGAGGAGGAATGGGTGCTGGGCGGCACGGGCATCGCGGTGCCAGTGCTGGGGGCCGATGGCATGGCCGTGGCCACGCTGGATGTCGGCTGCGTCACCACGCGCTTTCATGCCAAGCGCGGCCGCATTGTCGCGGCCTTGCGCGAAACCGGGCAGGCGCTGGGCGCCCTGCTGCGGACATCTTAA
- a CDS encoding Lrp/AsnC ligand binding domain-containing protein, whose protein sequence is MDDLHPALDDTDRRLLRLLQQDGRMTNVALASRANLSQAASFERVRRLSRAGVIQGYTVRLDAGKLDRALLIFVEITLDRTSARVFEDFAEAVRRTPDILECHMVAGGFDYLLKARVRDMTAYRAFLGDTLVALPGIRQTHTYTVMEEVKTTSDLPI, encoded by the coding sequence ATGGATGATCTTCACCCGGCGCTGGACGACACCGATCGCCGCCTGCTGCGCCTGCTGCAGCAGGATGGCCGCATGACCAACGTGGCCCTCGCCAGCCGCGCCAACCTCAGCCAGGCCGCCAGCTTCGAGCGCGTGCGCCGCCTGTCGCGCGCCGGCGTGATCCAGGGCTACACGGTGCGGCTGGATGCCGGAAAGCTGGACCGTGCGCTGCTGATCTTCGTGGAGATCACGCTGGACCGCACCAGCGCCCGGGTGTTCGAGGACTTCGCCGAGGCGGTGCGCCGCACGCCCGACATCCTGGAATGCCACATGGTCGCCGGCGGCTTCGACTACCTGCTCAAGGCACGGGTGCGCGACATGACCGCCTACCGCGCTTTTCTGGGCGACACGCTGGTGGCCCTGCCGGGCATCCGGCAAACGCACACCTACACGGTGATGGAAGAGGTCAAGACCACCAGCGACCTGCCGATCTGA
- a CDS encoding phytoene desaturase — protein MTARTTAVIGAGFGGLALAIRLQSAGQQVTLLEKRDKPGGRGYVYEQDGFTFDGGPTVITDPGCLEALFALSGRKMSDYIEMIPVTPFYQLCWEDGYRFDYVNDQAVLDRQIAAKSPGDVAGYRDFLKYSQALLEEGYVKLGAAPFLDFRSMVRVAPQLIRLRADRSVYASVARFIKDEHLRQAFSFQSLLVGGDPFSTSAIYALIHALERRWGVWFPRGGTGALIRALVKLFEDLGGTIRCNANVARITTEGPRATGVLLKDGWQGRFDNVASNADVMHTYDQLLTGTERGGKMARKLARKRWSMSLFVIYFGLKGERKDLRHHMVLFGRRYRELIREIFNGATLPDDFSLYLHAPSVTDPTLAPPGHSAYYVLSPVPHLGNAAIDWEVEGPRYRDRILDYLDTHYIPGLKRDLVTSHILTPAGFRDELNGHHGSAFSLEPVLTQSAFFRTHNRDDVIRNLFFVGAGTHPGAGVPGVVASAEATAGLMLGGAA, from the coding sequence ATGACCGCCCGCACCACCGCCGTCATCGGCGCCGGCTTCGGCGGGCTGGCGCTGGCCATCCGGTTGCAATCGGCCGGGCAGCAGGTGACGCTGCTGGAGAAGCGGGATAAGCCGGGCGGGCGCGGCTACGTCTATGAGCAGGACGGCTTCACCTTCGATGGCGGTCCCACCGTTATCACCGACCCGGGCTGCCTGGAGGCGCTGTTCGCGCTGTCCGGCCGCAAAATGTCCGATTACATCGAGATGATTCCGGTCACGCCCTTCTACCAGCTCTGCTGGGAGGACGGGTACCGCTTCGACTACGTGAACGACCAGGCGGTGCTGGACCGGCAGATCGCCGCCAAGTCGCCAGGCGACGTGGCGGGCTATCGGGACTTCCTGAAATATTCGCAGGCGTTGCTGGAGGAAGGCTACGTCAAGCTGGGCGCGGCGCCCTTCCTCGACTTCCGCTCCATGGTGAGGGTGGCGCCGCAGTTGATCCGGCTGCGGGCGGATCGCAGCGTTTATGCCAGCGTGGCGCGCTTCATCAAGGACGAGCACCTGCGGCAGGCGTTCTCCTTCCAGTCGCTGCTGGTGGGGGGCGATCCCTTCTCGACCTCGGCGATCTACGCGCTGATCCATGCGCTGGAGCGGCGCTGGGGCGTGTGGTTCCCGCGCGGCGGCACGGGGGCGCTGATCCGCGCGCTGGTGAAGCTGTTCGAGGACCTGGGCGGCACGATCCGGTGCAACGCCAATGTCGCGCGCATCACCACCGAGGGCCCGCGCGCCACGGGCGTCTTGCTGAAGGACGGCTGGCAGGGCCGTTTCGACAACGTCGCCAGCAATGCCGACGTGATGCACACCTACGACCAGTTGCTGACCGGCACGGAGCGCGGCGGCAAGATGGCCCGCAAGCTGGCGCGCAAGCGCTGGTCGATGTCGCTGTTCGTGATCTATTTCGGCCTGAAGGGCGAGCGGAAGGATCTGCGCCACCACATGGTGCTGTTCGGCCGCCGCTACCGCGAGCTGATCCGCGAGATCTTCAACGGCGCCACTCTGCCGGACGACTTTTCCCTGTACCTGCACGCACCGAGCGTGACGGACCCGACGCTCGCGCCGCCCGGGCACAGCGCCTACTACGTGCTCTCTCCCGTCCCGCATCTCGGCAACGCGGCGATCGACTGGGAGGTCGAGGGACCGCGCTACCGCGACCGCATCCTCGACTACCTGGACACCCACTACATCCCCGGCCTGAAGCGCGATCTGGTGACCAGCCATATCCTGACGCCGGCCGGCTTCCGCGACGAGCTGAACGGCCACCACGGCTCCGCCTTCTCGCTGGAGCCGGTGCTGACGCAGAGCGCTTTCTTCCGAACGCACAACCGCGACGACGTGATCCGCAACCTGTTCTTCGTCGGTGCCGGCACGCATCCGGGGGCGGGGGTGCCCGGGGTGGTGGCCTCGGCCGAGGCGACGGCGGGGCTGATGCTGGGCGGCGCCGCATGA
- a CDS encoding CBS domain-containing protein: MDVADVMSGEVEFIAPDATVQQAAEMMGELDVGGLPVGSAEDLLGVVTDRDLLYRVVAEGRDPTRMRVREAMSAPPVFCRPTDDIRAAMDLMTAQNIRRLAVRDAGGRTVGWLTLADLSRRLLVESDTVQQALRAATEPVA, encoded by the coding sequence ATGGATGTTGCGGACGTGATGAGCGGCGAGGTGGAGTTCATCGCCCCCGATGCCACCGTGCAGCAGGCGGCCGAGATGATGGGCGAGCTGGATGTGGGCGGCCTGCCGGTGGGCAGCGCCGAGGACCTGCTGGGCGTGGTGACGGACCGCGACCTGCTGTACCGCGTGGTGGCCGAAGGGCGCGACCCCACCCGCATGCGGGTGCGTGAGGCGATGAGCGCCCCGCCCGTGTTCTGCCGCCCGACCGACGACATCCGCGCGGCGATGGATCTGATGACCGCGCAGAACATCCGGCGGCTGGCGGTGCGCGACGCCGGCGGCCGCACCGTGGGCTGGCTGACGCTGGCCGACCTGTCGCGGCGCCTGCTGGTGGAAAGCGACACGGTGCAGCAGGCGCTGCGCGCCGCTACCGAGCCCGTGGCCTGA
- a CDS encoding ketopantoate reductase family protein codes for MPEPILIWGAGAIGGTFGAALARAGRDVTFVDVVPEHVEAIRGPGLRITGPVDAHTVQAPAFLPADLQGTWKRVFLAVKAHHTEEAARALAPHLAPDGHVVSLQNGLCEGIIAGVVGRERTVGAFINFGADWIAPGEILYGNRAAFVVGELDGRITDRLRSIHADAQVFEPDAIMTEDINAYLWGKLAYGSLLFAQAVGDLGIADCLARPELLPTWRALAGEVLQVAQAEGVTPLGFNGFDPAAFRPGATEDQARASVDAMVAFNRPNAKTHSGVWRDLAVRKRRTEVDVQIAPIAQLGAKHGIVTPAVDGLVRVIHEIENGTRPMADANLLDILPR; via the coding sequence ATGCCCGAACCCATCCTGATCTGGGGCGCCGGCGCCATCGGCGGCACCTTCGGCGCGGCGCTGGCCCGCGCCGGCCGCGACGTCACCTTCGTGGACGTGGTGCCCGAGCACGTGGAGGCGATCCGCGGCCCCGGCCTGCGCATCACCGGCCCGGTGGACGCCCACACCGTGCAGGCCCCCGCCTTCCTGCCGGCCGACCTCCAGGGCACCTGGAAGCGCGTGTTCCTAGCCGTGAAGGCCCACCACACCGAGGAAGCGGCGCGCGCGCTGGCACCGCACCTGGCGCCGGACGGCCACGTCGTCTCGCTGCAGAACGGCTTGTGCGAAGGCATCATCGCCGGCGTGGTGGGGCGCGAGCGTACCGTCGGCGCCTTCATCAACTTCGGCGCCGACTGGATCGCCCCGGGCGAGATCCTCTACGGCAACCGCGCCGCCTTCGTGGTGGGCGAGCTGGACGGCCGGATCACCGACCGCCTGCGCTCCATCCACGCCGACGCGCAGGTGTTCGAGCCCGACGCGATCATGACGGAGGACATCAACGCCTATCTCTGGGGCAAGCTGGCCTATGGCTCTCTGCTCTTCGCGCAGGCAGTGGGCGACCTCGGCATCGCCGACTGCCTGGCCCGTCCCGAGCTGCTGCCCACCTGGCGGGCGCTGGCCGGCGAGGTGCTGCAGGTGGCCCAGGCCGAGGGCGTCACCCCGCTCGGCTTCAACGGCTTCGACCCCGCCGCCTTCCGCCCCGGCGCCACCGAGGACCAGGCGCGGGCCAGCGTCGACGCCATGGTCGCCTTCAACCGCCCCAACGCCAAGACCCACTCCGGCGTGTGGCGCGACCTCGCGGTGCGGAAGCGCCGGACGGAGGTGGACGTGCAGATCGCGCCCATCGCGCAGCTCGGCGCCAAGCACGGCATCGTTACGCCGGCGGTCGACGGGCTGGTGCGGGTGATCCACGAGATCGAGAACGGCACGCGGCCGATGGCGGATGCCAACCTGCTGGACATCCTGCCGCGGTGA